The Papio anubis isolate 15944 chromosome 1, Panubis1.0, whole genome shotgun sequence genome window below encodes:
- the KCNA2 gene encoding potassium voltage-gated channel subfamily A member 2 yields MTVATGDPADEAAALPGHPQDTYDPEADHECCERVVINISGLRFETQLKTLAQFPETLLGDPKKRMRYFDPLRNEYFFDRNRPSFDAILYYYQSGGRLRRPVNVPLDIFSEEIRFYELGEEAMEMFREDEGYIKEEERPLPENEFQRQVWLLFEYPESSGPARIIAIVSVMVILISIVSFCLETLPIFRDENEDMHGGGVTFHTYSNSTIGYQQSTSFTDPFFIVETLCIIWFSFEFLVRFFACPSKAGFFTNIMNIIDIVAIIPYFITLGTELAEKPEDAQQGQQAMSLAILRVIRLVRVFRIFKLSRHSKGLQILGQTLKASMRELGLLIFFLFIGVILFSSAVYFAEADERESQFPSIPDAFWWAVVSMTTVGYGDMVPTTIGGKIVGSLCAIAGVLTIALPVPVIVSNFNYFYHRETEGEEQAQYLQVTSCPKIPSSPDLKKSRSASTISKSDYMEIQEGVNNSNEDFREENLKTANCTLANTNYVNITKMLTDV; encoded by the coding sequence ATGACAGTGGCCACCGGAGACCCAGCAGACGAGGCTGCTGCCCTCCCTGGGCACCCCCAGGACACCTATGACCCAGAGGCAGACCACGAGTGCTGTGAGAGGGTGGTGATCAACATCTCAGGGCTGCGGTTTGAGACCCAGCTAAAGACCTTAGCCCAGTTTCCAGAGACCCTCTTAGGGGACCCAAAGAAACGAATGAGGTACTTTGACCCCCTCCGAAATGAGTACTTTTTCGATCGGAACCGCCCTAGCTTTGATGCCATTTTGTACTACTACCAGTCGGGGGGCCGATTGAGGCGACCTGTGAATGTGCCCTTAGATATATTCTCTGAAGAAATTCGGTTTTATGAGCTGGGAGAAGAAGCGATGGAGATGTTTCGGGAAGATGAAGGCTACATCAAGGAGGAAGAGCGTCCTCTGCCTGAAAATGAGTTTCAGAGACAAGTGTGGCTTCTCTTTGAATACCCAGAGAGCTCAGGGCCTGCCAGGATTATAGCTATTGTGTCTGTCATGGTGATTCTGATCTCAATTGTCAGCTTCTGTCTGGAAACATTGCCCATCTTCCGGGATGAGAATGAAGACATGCATGGTGGTGGGGTGACCTTCCACACCTATTCCAACAGCACCATCGGGTACCAGCAGTCCACTTCCTTCACAGACCCTTTCTTCATTGTAGAGACACTCTGCATCATCTGGTTCTCCTTTGAATTCTTGGTGAGGTTCTTTGCCTGTCCCAGCAAAGCCGGCTTCTTCACCAACATCATGAACATCATTGACATTGTGGCCATCATCCCCTACTTCATCACCTTGGGGACAGAGTTGGCTGAGAAGCCAGAGGACGCTCAGCAAGGCCAGCAGGCCATGTCACTGGCCATCCTCCGTGTCATCCGGTTGGTaagagtctttaggattttcaagTTGTCCAGACACTCCAAAGGTCTCCAGATTCTAGGTCAGACCCTCAAAGCCAGCATGAGAGAATTGGGCCTCCTGATATTCTTTCTCTTCATAGGGGTCATCCTTTTCTCTAGTGCTGTCTATTTTGCAGAGGCCGATGAGCGAGAGTCCCAGTTCCCCAGCATCCCAGATGCCTTCTGGTGGGCAGTCGTCTCCATGACAACTGTAGGCTATGGAGACATGGTTCCAACTACCATTGGGGGAAAGATAGTGGGTTCCCTATGTGCAATTGCAGGTGTGTTAACTATTGCCTTACCGGTCCCTGTCATTGTGTCCAATTTCAACTACTTCTACCAccgggagacagagggagaggagcaggccCAATACTTGCAAGTGACAAGCTGTCCAAAGATCCCATCCTCCCCTGACCTAAAGAAAAGTAGAAGTGCCTCTACCATTAGTAAGTCCGATTACATGGAGATCCAGGAGGGGGTAAACAACAGTAATGAGGACTTTAGAGAGGAAAACTTGAAAACAGCCAACTGTACCTTGGCTAACACAAACTATGTGAATATTACCAAAATGTTAACTGATGTCTGA